In Armatimonadota bacterium, one DNA window encodes the following:
- a CDS encoding ZIP family metal transporter, which produces MIEFLTGLNPVVQALLATIFTWGVTALGAAGVFFAKEVNHRLMDVMLGFAAGVMIAASYWSLLAPSISLSEQLGFVVWLPPAIGFLSGGLVLAAVDRILPHIHPEDPNEPAEGLKSQWRRSLLLILAVTIHNFPEGMAVGVAFGAAAAGLEGATIGGAVALAIGIGLQNFPEGMIISMPLRREGLSRFKSFWYGQLSAVVEPIAGVIGAAAVLHAMWMLPFALAFAAGAMIFVVVEEIIPEAQSGHNADIASVGTMIGFALMMVLDVALG; this is translated from the coding sequence TTGATCGAGTTCCTGACTGGTCTCAATCCGGTCGTTCAGGCGCTGCTGGCGACGATCTTCACCTGGGGCGTGACCGCGCTGGGTGCGGCCGGGGTGTTCTTCGCCAAAGAGGTCAACCACAGGCTCATGGACGTCATGCTCGGATTTGCGGCGGGCGTGATGATCGCCGCGAGCTACTGGTCGCTCCTCGCCCCATCCATCAGCCTGTCGGAGCAGTTGGGCTTCGTGGTGTGGCTTCCTCCCGCGATCGGTTTCCTCTCGGGCGGCCTTGTCCTTGCGGCGGTGGACAGGATACTTCCCCACATCCACCCTGAGGACCCGAACGAGCCCGCCGAGGGCTTGAAGTCGCAATGGCGGCGTAGCCTGCTCCTGATTCTCGCGGTCACGATTCACAACTTCCCTGAAGGTATGGCGGTCGGCGTGGCATTCGGTGCGGCAGCCGCGGGTCTCGAGGGCGCGACGATCGGAGGCGCGGTTGCACTGGCGATAGGCATCGGTCTGCAGAACTTCCCCGAGGGGATGATCATCTCGATGCCGCTGCGCCGAGAGGGGCTCTCGCGGTTCAAGAGCTTCTGGTACGGCCAACTATCGGCAGTGGTCGAGCCGATCGCCGGCGTCATCGGCGCGGCAGCCGTCCTGCACGCGATGTGGATGCTTCCGTTCGCGCTGGCCTTTGCTGCAGGTGCGATGATTTTTGTGGTCGTCGAGGAGATCATCCCTGAGGCGCAGTCGGGCCATAACGCGGACATCGCGTCCGTCGGTACGATGATCGGCTTTGCCCTGATGATGGTGCTCGACGTGGCGCTCGGCTGA
- a CDS encoding Na+:solute symporter, whose translation MTGHLHYIDWVLLVASVGFALGIGLYHSRKSQTSVKEYFASGRDTPWWILGTSIVATTFAADTPLAVSGLVAKQGIAGNWYWWNGALMGMAAVFFFSRFWRRANILTDTELVELRYSGKPAAVLRGFRALYFGIPYNCLIMGWVNLAMAKIIVVTLGLPDTLETKLWSVGFCFVLTFVYTALVGLTGVMLTDFFQFILAMSISIFVAIAALVNAGGMGAVLSKAVEIYGPDKVASMTAIIPTASTLEGAMMPLSFFLVYIGLQWWTSGNTDGGGYAAQRMIAAKNEKHAMLGYLWYNIAHFCIRPWPWIVVGLVAAVQFPYLPNAAGVLPDPEQGYIKVMVDVLPVGLLGLGLASFLAAYMSTVDTQMNWGASYLINDFYKRFIKREATERHYVRASMVATLIIALCGAGMTMALSSIVGAWALLTQVVAGVGLVYILRWYWWRVNAWSELTAMIASLLTASALQILASPWFAAKYLTAAELASMPHWLGGTLTTLSGLKFPLTLLVVVPVSLISWLTVTALTKPVDEKKLIEFYRQVRPSGPGWKHIRAKVGEEAPVGAMRRNLVSYLVGIVSIYCALYGIGKTILGSWQVGVPLLLVTVAGGWFISRRLSDDKWDAEVFKESPAPTYAPGSDGT comes from the coding sequence ATGACCGGCCATCTACATTATATTGACTGGGTGCTTCTCGTCGCATCCGTCGGTTTCGCCCTCGGAATCGGGCTCTATCACTCGAGGAAATCCCAGACTTCGGTGAAGGAGTACTTCGCATCCGGGCGGGACACTCCCTGGTGGATACTCGGCACATCCATCGTCGCCACCACCTTCGCCGCCGACACGCCTCTCGCAGTAAGCGGACTGGTTGCCAAGCAGGGTATCGCGGGCAACTGGTACTGGTGGAACGGTGCGCTGATGGGAATGGCTGCTGTGTTCTTCTTCTCGCGGTTCTGGCGTCGGGCGAATATCCTCACCGATACCGAACTGGTGGAACTCCGATACAGCGGAAAGCCGGCCGCCGTGCTCCGTGGCTTCCGCGCGCTCTACTTCGGAATACCATACAACTGCCTCATAATGGGTTGGGTAAACCTGGCGATGGCGAAGATCATCGTCGTGACACTCGGCCTGCCGGATACCCTGGAGACAAAGCTGTGGTCGGTGGGGTTCTGCTTCGTGCTGACCTTCGTCTACACCGCGCTCGTCGGGCTGACGGGCGTCATGCTTACGGACTTCTTCCAGTTCATCCTCGCCATGTCCATTTCCATCTTCGTCGCCATAGCGGCGCTCGTCAACGCGGGAGGCATGGGAGCAGTTCTCAGCAAGGCTGTCGAGATCTACGGTCCGGACAAGGTCGCATCCATGACCGCGATAATACCTACGGCTTCCACACTGGAAGGCGCCATGATGCCTCTGAGCTTCTTCCTGGTCTACATCGGACTGCAGTGGTGGACCAGCGGGAACACCGACGGCGGAGGATATGCCGCCCAGCGAATGATTGCGGCGAAGAACGAGAAACATGCGATGCTCGGCTACCTGTGGTACAACATCGCGCACTTCTGTATACGACCCTGGCCGTGGATCGTGGTCGGTCTAGTGGCCGCCGTGCAGTTCCCCTACCTGCCGAACGCGGCGGGAGTGCTTCCCGACCCCGAGCAGGGCTATATCAAGGTGATGGTGGACGTCCTTCCGGTCGGGTTGCTTGGACTCGGACTCGCGTCGTTCCTGGCTGCTTATATGTCCACGGTTGACACGCAGATGAACTGGGGCGCTTCATATTTGATCAACGATTTCTACAAGAGGTTCATCAAGAGAGAGGCCACGGAGCGGCATTATGTGCGCGCCTCGATGGTGGCTACATTGATCATAGCTTTGTGCGGCGCCGGAATGACCATGGCCTTGAGTTCGATTGTCGGCGCATGGGCGCTGCTCACCCAGGTCGTCGCCGGCGTAGGACTGGTCTATATCCTGCGCTGGTACTGGTGGCGCGTGAATGCCTGGTCGGAACTCACAGCTATGATAGCTTCGCTGTTGACGGCATCGGCACTGCAGATTCTCGCAAGCCCGTGGTTTGCAGCGAAGTACCTCACGGCGGCAGAACTGGCATCGATGCCGCACTGGCTCGGCGGCACGCTCACAACGCTCAGCGGACTGAAGTTCCCGCTGACCTTGCTCGTTGTCGTTCCGGTCTCGCTGATCTCCTGGCTCACGGTGACTGCGCTCACCAAGCCCGTCGATGAGAAGAAGCTGATCGAGTTTTACAGGCAGGTGCGTCCCAGCGGGCCGGGATGGAAGCACATCCGTGCCAAGGTTGGTGAAGAGGCCCCTGTAGGCGCGATGCGCCGCAACCTTGTCAGTTACCTCGTGGGGATCGTCTCGATATACTGCGCGCTCTACGGCATCGGAAAGACCATACTCGGCTCCTGGCAGGTAGGAGTCCCGCTCCTGCTCGTGACTGTTGCGGGCGGCTGGTTCATTTCCCGAAGGCTCAGCGATGACAAATGGGATGCAGAGGTTTTCAAAGAGTCCCCGGCCCCGACCTATGCCCCGGGAAGCGATGGGACCTGA
- a CDS encoding twin-arginine translocation signal domain-containing protein — MTKPLSRRGFMKGTLAGVASVGLSGAFALGSPVVEQGGRKMIPVPDARLANGEVSRRLLFFEEPIRAYGVTHVYAPVEKLECRVDDGGPDWGCIDFGDPFKREDGTYTCYGTVRPSDQRSMGIALWESRDALNWTPVRLGQVALDGKDTNLVRFDNLPGDQSSIGLPNIVPMRDGRLRMYFWKHREGHLRYLVAESDDGLRWRVLDVDKPALFHPADGGLWELAEGLAPEKAVKVVLPKEEVLRRKRLWSNDSTHIHYNAELDRYECYSVWLHPAIPDRRVDVDNAPGVHRLIHRRLSEDGLNWSDAELIIMPDERDPWDLQFYFLSVLRLEDWMIGRLGYYRVADGMQTMDTDLCFSRDGRKWQRPVRGGWISRSDDGFDKMGIYAAASWIDLGDRWLTLYSGTPVPHNVTKAYRSAPMAVSFAKNRFVGMAAGPTPGGFMTEPFFPSGETIRLDADIRGSLRAELCDAFGRRLPGFHLMDSLPVQGDSEAHVLRWNKASTADHRFECLRLRFEYTDGAVYGVDFS; from the coding sequence ATGACCAAACCGTTAAGCAGAAGAGGCTTCATGAAGGGCACGCTCGCCGGGGTTGCGTCTGTGGGTCTCTCCGGCGCATTTGCTCTTGGCTCGCCCGTGGTAGAGCAGGGAGGTAGAAAGATGATTCCGGTTCCCGACGCTCGCTTGGCGAATGGGGAGGTGTCTCGCAGGCTCTTGTTCTTCGAAGAACCGATCAGAGCATACGGCGTTACGCACGTCTACGCGCCGGTGGAGAAGCTCGAGTGCAGGGTAGATGACGGCGGACCGGATTGGGGTTGTATAGACTTCGGCGACCCGTTCAAGCGGGAGGACGGCACATATACATGCTATGGAACGGTACGCCCATCCGACCAGCGGTCCATGGGCATCGCGCTCTGGGAGTCCAGGGACGCCCTGAACTGGACGCCCGTGCGACTCGGGCAGGTCGCTCTTGACGGAAAGGACACGAACCTCGTCCGGTTCGACAACCTGCCTGGCGACCAGAGTTCGATCGGCCTGCCGAACATCGTCCCGATGCGGGACGGCCGACTCCGGATGTACTTCTGGAAGCACAGGGAAGGGCACTTGCGGTACCTCGTCGCCGAGAGCGACGACGGTCTCCGGTGGCGCGTCCTGGATGTCGATAAGCCGGCGCTGTTCCATCCCGCTGACGGCGGTCTCTGGGAGCTTGCAGAAGGACTGGCCCCCGAGAAGGCAGTCAAAGTCGTCCTGCCGAAGGAAGAGGTCCTGCGGCGCAAGCGGCTCTGGAGCAACGACTCGACGCATATCCACTACAATGCCGAGCTCGACCGCTATGAGTGCTATTCCGTGTGGCTGCACCCGGCGATCCCCGACCGGCGAGTCGATGTCGACAACGCGCCGGGGGTCCACCGCCTGATCCACCGTCGGCTGAGCGAGGACGGACTGAACTGGAGCGACGCCGAACTCATCATCATGCCGGACGAGCGCGACCCGTGGGACCTGCAGTTCTACTTCCTGAGCGTCCTGCGGCTGGAGGACTGGATGATCGGCCGACTGGGGTACTACCGCGTGGCGGACGGCATGCAGACGATGGACACCGACCTGTGCTTCTCCCGCGACGGTCGGAAGTGGCAGCGTCCGGTGCGCGGCGGATGGATTTCCCGCTCGGATGACGGCTTCGACAAGATGGGCATCTACGCGGCCGCGTCGTGGATCGATCTGGGCGACCGATGGCTCACCCTCTACAGCGGGACTCCCGTTCCCCACAACGTGACGAAGGCGTATCGGTCGGCGCCGATGGCGGTCTCCTTCGCGAAGAACCGTTTCGTCGGGATGGCGGCCGGCCCGACTCCCGGCGGGTTCATGACCGAGCCGTTCTTCCCGTCCGGGGAGACGATCCGACTTGACGCCGACATCCGGGGTTCGCTGAGGGCCGAGTTGTGCGATGCGTTCGGGCGCAGGCTCCCCGGCTTCCACCTCATGGACTCGCTCCCGGTGCAGGGAGACAGCGAGGCCCACGTGCTCCGCTGGAATAAGGCATCGACAGCCGACCATCGGTTCGAGTGCCTGCGTCTCCGGTTCGAGTACACCGACGGCGCGGTCTACGGGGTGGATTTCTCATAG
- a CDS encoding DUF2089 family protein, producing the protein MAVSDRERRWVDCISDEDLMFLKRFVLVSGSLKELAASYGISYPTVRLRLDRLIEKIRVWDSTEITDGFERLLRSIYAEGRIDMGTLKQLLAAHKEGVEE; encoded by the coding sequence ATGGCGGTGAGTGACCGAGAGCGAAGGTGGGTTGACTGCATCAGCGACGAGGACCTGATGTTCCTCAAGCGCTTCGTGCTGGTCTCCGGCTCTCTCAAGGAGCTCGCCGCGTCTTACGGGATCTCCTACCCGACGGTACGCCTCCGTCTCGACAGGTTGATCGAGAAGATCAGGGTCTGGGACAGCACGGAGATAACCGACGGCTTCGAGAGGCTCCTGAGAAGCATATACGCCGAGGGACGCATTGACATGGGCACGCTCAAGCAGTTGCTTGCGGCCCACAAGGAGGGTGTGGAGGAGTAG
- a CDS encoding neutral/alkaline non-lysosomal ceramidase N-terminal domain-containing protein: MGNLRAGIARTVITPPEGIDLCGYAGRIPGNVGVHDDLQAKAIVLDDGKTKAAIVTLDLVGLNDQQVAWIRQEASGRTGIPEANILVGASHTHAGPASQTIRACGNAVEGYVGSLLRWIVEVIAAASENLRPVKFGFGSGQSTMAINRRQTRSGSGIDLGENPDGAVDNEVGVWHFTDESGKPFATLFNYACHAVVMGGDNRLVSADWPGVSQRMIEEQVGGQAMFLQGCCGNINPRYRGTFEEVERAGGEVAEAAIGAIPGIKLVGDAEISIASETVQLPLEPPMSRDEAEQTIRDANEKLSKDIPLGEKHIQQAYHDWAETVLAMDGRGRESVPFEIQRMSIDDAHLVGLPGEVFVDYALALKKMRPHVTVSGYTNGNVGYVPAKYAFAEGGYEVDLAYKLYAEQMFKPEVEDVILEASARLLRI; encoded by the coding sequence ATGGGCAACCTCAGAGCAGGAATCGCGCGAACCGTCATCACCCCACCGGAGGGCATAGACCTCTGCGGCTATGCAGGCCGAATCCCCGGGAACGTCGGCGTCCACGACGACCTCCAGGCGAAGGCGATCGTACTCGACGACGGCAAGACGAAGGCCGCGATCGTCACCCTCGATCTCGTCGGCCTCAACGACCAGCAGGTCGCATGGATACGGCAGGAAGCGTCGGGCAGGACCGGCATCCCGGAGGCGAACATCCTCGTCGGCGCGTCTCACACTCACGCAGGACCGGCTTCCCAGACGATCCGGGCGTGCGGAAATGCGGTCGAAGGCTACGTCGGCAGCCTCCTGCGCTGGATCGTCGAGGTCATCGCCGCCGCGTCGGAGAACCTCCGGCCGGTGAAATTCGGGTTTGGCTCGGGGCAGTCCACTATGGCGATCAACCGCCGCCAGACGCGCAGCGGATCTGGCATAGACCTCGGCGAGAACCCCGACGGCGCCGTAGACAACGAGGTCGGCGTCTGGCACTTTACCGACGAGAGCGGCAAGCCGTTCGCCACCCTGTTCAACTACGCCTGCCATGCGGTCGTCATGGGCGGAGACAACCGGCTCGTCTCAGCGGATTGGCCCGGCGTCTCTCAGCGCATGATCGAGGAACAGGTCGGCGGGCAGGCGATGTTCCTTCAGGGCTGCTGCGGCAACATCAACCCGCGCTACCGCGGCACCTTCGAGGAAGTCGAGAGGGCAGGGGGCGAGGTCGCTGAGGCGGCCATCGGCGCGATTCCGGGGATCAAGCTGGTGGGCGACGCCGAGATCAGCATCGCGTCCGAGACCGTCCAACTCCCGCTCGAGCCGCCGATGAGCCGGGACGAGGCCGAGCAGACGATCCGCGACGCCAATGAGAAGCTGTCGAAGGATATCCCGCTGGGGGAGAAGCATATCCAGCAGGCGTATCACGATTGGGCCGAGACGGTCCTCGCCATGGATGGCAGGGGCCGGGAGAGCGTCCCGTTCGAGATCCAGCGAATGTCGATCGATGATGCACATCTGGTCGGACTCCCGGGCGAGGTCTTCGTGGACTACGCCCTAGCCCTCAAGAAGATGCGTCCGCATGTGACTGTTTCAGGCTATACGAACGGCAACGTCGGTTACGTCCCGGCGAAGTACGCCTTCGCGGAGGGCGGCTACGAAGTAGACCTCGCCTACAAGCTCTACGCCGAGCAGATGTTCAAGCCCGAGGTCGAGGATGTGATCCTCGAAGCCTCCGCCCGGCTGCTCAGGATATGA
- a CDS encoding sugar phosphate isomerase/epimerase, whose product MKFAICNETFQGWKIEDVFHAAKEIGYDGVEIAPFTLADSVEEITPARRREIVQSAADSGIEVVGLHWLLVKPEGLYINPPDADVRRRTRDYLDALIRFCGDLGGRVLIFGSPKQRSVHPDLTYDQAWGYACETFAHCADTAAEVGAYLCIEALARRETDFVNTVTDALRMVREVGKPHFRTMIDTKAISDDGRPLPEIIEEADGMAMHVHVNDASGRGPGAGGTDFVEIARALKKIAYDGYCSVEVFDYEPDPVTIARDSLAYLRTVFGP is encoded by the coding sequence ATGAAGTTCGCCATCTGCAACGAGACGTTCCAGGGCTGGAAGATCGAGGACGTCTTCCATGCTGCGAAGGAGATCGGCTACGACGGAGTAGAGATCGCTCCGTTCACGCTCGCCGATTCGGTCGAGGAGATCACTCCTGCCCGCCGCCGGGAGATCGTGCAGTCGGCCGCCGACAGCGGGATCGAAGTCGTCGGCCTCCACTGGCTCCTTGTGAAGCCCGAGGGGCTGTACATCAACCCCCCCGACGCCGATGTCCGCCGGCGCACGAGGGACTACCTCGACGCGCTGATCCGGTTCTGCGGCGACCTCGGCGGCAGGGTGCTCATCTTCGGTTCGCCGAAGCAGCGGAGCGTCCACCCCGACCTGACGTACGATCAGGCGTGGGGATACGCATGCGAGACCTTCGCCCACTGCGCGGACACGGCGGCGGAAGTCGGCGCATACCTGTGCATCGAGGCGCTCGCCCGGCGCGAGACCGACTTCGTGAACACGGTGACCGACGCCCTGCGCATGGTTCGCGAGGTCGGAAAACCGCACTTCCGGACTATGATAGACACCAAGGCGATCAGCGACGACGGCCGCCCGCTCCCGGAGATCATCGAGGAGGCGGACGGAATGGCGATGCACGTCCACGTGAACGACGCGAGCGGCCGAGGACCCGGCGCCGGCGGTACGGATTTCGTCGAGATCGCGAGAGCGCTGAAGAAGATCGCGTACGATGGGTATTGTTCGGTCGAGGTCTTCGACTACGAGCCCGATCCCGTGACGATCGCCAGGGACAGCTTGGCGTACCTGAGAACGGTATTCGGCCCATAG
- the cysS gene encoding cysteine--tRNA ligase yields MPIRYFNTMTREKDEFRPIEDGKVRLYTCGPTVYDYAHIGNWRTYLFEDLLRRHLEYRGFEVVHVMNLTDVDDKTIRGANTQHISLNEYTAPFIEGFFEDRDTLNVLPAHVYPRATEHVPEMIAIIKALLDKGLAYKADDGSVYFDISKFPGYGKLSHFRMDELKSGARVASDEYEKAQVSDFALWKAWDEADGSVFWETDLGKGRPGWHIECSAMSSKYLGQPFDIHTGGVDNIFPHHENEIAQSEASCGCGFVNYWLHSEHLQVDGRKMSKSLGNFHTLRDVIARQYDPLAFRYLGISAHYRSKLNFTWQTMDAAQTTVENLYDFMGRLDREQSGGMEDAVERAKNEFGEALDDDLNSPVALAAVFTLIKEVNSRGGGGREVYDAMVSFDRVLGLDLVERAAPAEAEIPPEIESLVAGREVARQMRDWATSDHIRDELAAKGYIVEDTPDGPRVKRK; encoded by the coding sequence ATGCCCATAAGATACTTCAATACCATGACCCGCGAGAAGGACGAGTTCCGGCCGATCGAGGACGGCAAGGTGCGTCTCTACACCTGCGGGCCGACGGTCTACGACTACGCCCACATCGGCAACTGGCGGACCTACCTCTTCGAGGACCTCCTGCGCCGTCACCTCGAGTATCGCGGCTTCGAGGTCGTGCACGTAATGAACCTCACCGACGTGGACGACAAGACGATCCGCGGCGCGAACACTCAGCATATCAGTCTCAACGAGTACACGGCCCCGTTCATCGAGGGCTTCTTCGAGGACCGTGACACGTTGAACGTCCTGCCCGCGCATGTCTACCCCCGCGCCACGGAGCACGTCCCGGAGATGATCGCGATCATCAAGGCGCTGCTCGACAAGGGTTTGGCATATAAGGCCGACGACGGCTCGGTGTACTTCGATATCTCGAAGTTTCCCGGCTACGGCAAGCTATCGCACTTCCGCATGGACGAACTGAAGTCCGGCGCGCGCGTCGCTTCAGACGAGTACGAGAAGGCGCAGGTCTCCGACTTCGCCCTGTGGAAGGCTTGGGATGAGGCCGACGGGAGCGTCTTCTGGGAGACCGACCTCGGGAAGGGACGCCCCGGTTGGCACATCGAGTGCTCGGCGATGAGCAGCAAGTACCTCGGCCAGCCGTTTGACATCCACACCGGCGGCGTGGACAACATCTTCCCGCATCACGAGAACGAGATCGCCCAGTCCGAGGCGTCCTGCGGCTGCGGGTTCGTCAACTACTGGCTCCACTCAGAGCACCTGCAGGTGGACGGCCGCAAGATGAGCAAGTCGCTCGGCAACTTCCACACCCTGCGCGACGTGATCGCCCGGCAGTACGATCCCCTGGCCTTCAGGTACCTCGGCATCTCGGCCCACTACCGGTCCAAGCTGAACTTCACCTGGCAGACGATGGATGCCGCCCAGACGACTGTCGAGAACCTCTACGACTTCATGGGCCGCCTCGACAGGGAACAGTCCGGCGGGATGGAGGACGCAGTCGAGCGGGCAAAGAACGAGTTCGGTGAGGCCCTGGACGACGACCTGAACAGCCCGGTCGCCCTCGCGGCAGTATTCACTCTGATCAAGGAAGTGAACTCCCGCGGCGGCGGGGGCAGAGAGGTCTACGATGCGATGGTCTCGTTCGACCGCGTTCTGGGGCTCGATCTCGTCGAGCGCGCGGCCCCGGCCGAGGCCGAGATCCCGCCGGAGATCGAGTCGCTGGTGGCCGGGCGCGAGGTCGCGCGGCAGATGCGCGACTGGGCCACGTCCGACCACATAAGGGACGAACTTGCGGCCAAGGGATACATCGTCGAGGACACGCCCGACGGTCCGCGGGTCAAGCGGAAGTGA
- a CDS encoding PIG-L family deacetylase, translating into MRVLAVGAHPDDIEILCAGTLAKYASQGHEIVMCHACTGDKGHFHIPNEELAALRRKEAQLSASRIGAESLCVGIPDCEIFNDRPTLALFIDMIRTARPDVIITHSPTDYMPDHVVVGQLVYDASFHATLPNWNTSQPPHDKVPPIYHMDNVAGVDFQPGEYVDVTEFIEMKKAMMECHQSQVVWLKEHDNLDITDFIATCAKYRGQQCGVPFAEAFRVCDRWPRLRTERLLP; encoded by the coding sequence ATGCGTGTACTGGCAGTCGGGGCGCATCCCGACGACATCGAGATCCTGTGTGCGGGCACGCTCGCAAAGTACGCGAGTCAGGGCCATGAGATCGTCATGTGCCACGCCTGCACCGGCGACAAGGGCCATTTCCATATACCGAACGAGGAGTTGGCCGCACTCCGGCGCAAGGAAGCCCAGCTCTCCGCGAGCCGGATCGGCGCAGAGAGCCTCTGCGTCGGCATCCCCGACTGCGAGATCTTCAACGACCGACCGACGCTCGCACTGTTCATAGATATGATACGGACCGCGCGCCCGGACGTGATCATCACCCACTCGCCGACGGACTACATGCCGGATCACGTCGTCGTCGGCCAGTTGGTGTACGACGCATCATTCCACGCGACGCTCCCGAACTGGAATACTTCCCAGCCGCCGCACGATAAGGTTCCGCCGATCTACCACATGGACAACGTCGCCGGCGTGGACTTCCAGCCCGGCGAGTACGTGGATGTGACCGAGTTCATCGAGATGAAGAAGGCGATGATGGAGTGCCACCAGAGCCAGGTCGTCTGGCTCAAGGAGCACGATAACCTTGACATAACCGATTTCATCGCGACCTGTGCGAAGTATCGAGGGCAGCAGTGCGGAGTGCCGTTCGCCGAGGCGTTCCGGGTCTGCGACCGCTGGCCCCGCCTCCGCACGGAGAGGTTGCTGCCATAG
- a CDS encoding DegT/DnrJ/EryC1/StrS family aminotransferase — protein sequence MSASKLAINGGTPVRNTPFAPWPHFWDEDKKAVMEVLDSGKVNYWTGFRGMKFQEMYAEFCRVKHAVMVNSGTSALHVALAALEIGPGDEVIVPSYTFIATAAAVLHQNAIPVFADVEEKTWNIAPKSVESLITERTKAIIAVHLHGHPADMDPIKSIAAKHGIKVMEDAAQAHGGEYKGKMVGGLADIAAFSLCQDKIMTTGGEGGAVTTDDEYMAEIARSFKDHGYYEEERRDLLQMEALYPYIHHRMGFNYRMTEMQNVIGIECVKRLAAWVEKRRANAHYLSAKLAQIPQVEPPYESPDVKHAFYKYAFKVKPETLTCTRDEFIQALRAEGIPSAAGVPPENYKEEVFLKMVGYGKTTCPFECPWYKGKVDYNKVHCPTAVKIGAQTVWLLVHPTLGESDMSDAAEAVAKIASAYAK from the coding sequence ATGTCTGCATCCAAGCTCGCGATCAACGGGGGGACGCCCGTTCGAAACACACCGTTTGCGCCTTGGCCCCATTTCTGGGACGAGGACAAGAAGGCCGTCATGGAGGTCCTGGACAGCGGCAAGGTCAACTACTGGACCGGATTCCGCGGGATGAAGTTCCAGGAGATGTACGCCGAGTTCTGCCGCGTGAAGCATGCCGTCATGGTGAACTCGGGCACGAGCGCCCTGCACGTCGCCCTCGCGGCGCTGGAGATCGGCCCCGGTGACGAGGTCATCGTACCCAGCTACACCTTCATTGCCACCGCAGCCGCCGTTCTTCACCAGAACGCTATCCCCGTCTTCGCCGACGTCGAGGAGAAGACGTGGAATATCGCCCCGAAATCCGTCGAGTCGCTCATTACCGAGCGCACCAAGGCGATCATCGCCGTCCACCTGCACGGCCATCCCGCGGACATGGACCCGATCAAGTCCATCGCGGCGAAGCACGGCATCAAGGTTATGGAGGATGCCGCGCAGGCTCACGGCGGGGAGTACAAGGGCAAGATGGTCGGAGGGCTCGCCGACATCGCCGCGTTCAGCCTCTGCCAGGACAAGATCATGACCACCGGCGGTGAGGGCGGCGCGGTCACCACCGACGACGAGTACATGGCCGAGATCGCCCGCAGCTTCAAGGACCACGGCTACTACGAAGAGGAGCGCAGAGACCTCCTGCAGATGGAGGCGCTCTATCCCTACATCCACCACCGCATGGGCTTCAACTACCGCATGACCGAGATGCAGAACGTCATCGGCATCGAGTGCGTGAAGCGCCTCGCGGCCTGGGTCGAGAAGCGCCGTGCGAACGCGCACTACCTCTCCGCCAAGCTCGCGCAGATCCCGCAGGTCGAGCCGCCGTACGAGTCGCCGGACGTGAAGCACGCATTCTACAAGTATGCGTTCAAGGTGAAGCCCGAGACGCTGACCTGCACGCGCGACGAGTTCATCCAGGCGCTCAGGGCCGAAGGCATCCCGTCGGCCGCCGGCGTCCCGCCCGAGAACTACAAGGAGGAAGTCTTCCTCAAGATGGTCGGCTACGGCAAGACCACCTGCCCGTTCGAATGCCCGTGGTACAAGGGGAAGGTGGACTACAACAAGGTCCACTGCCCGACCGCGGTCAAGATCGGCGCGCAGACCGTCTGGCTGCTCGTCCACCCGACCCTCGGCGAGTCCGACATGTCCGACGCGGCCGAGGCCGTCGCCAAGATCGCATCAGCCTACGCGAAGTAG